The Thermoplasmata archaeon genome segment AGTTCTTCGAGGAGGCAGGGTACCTCTCCCGGATCATCCAAGTCGCGGACCGGTATCCGGAGGAGCGTAGCCTCGAGGTTTCCTTCGCAGAGCTGAACCGCTTCGACACGGACATGGCCATCTTCCTCATGCGCCATCCGCTAAATGTCCTGACCGCGGGCGAGGAGGCGATGCGCCGCTTGGTGCCGCCGGGGGAAGAACTCGTCCAGGTTCACCTTCGGGTCAAGGCCCTCCCGCGGGACAGCCGCATCCAGATCCGCGATTTGCGGGCGAAGCACCTCGGGCAGTTCATCTCGGTCGAGGGCCTCGTGCGGAAGTCCACCGAGGTACGGCCCCGCGTGGTCGGTGCGCTGTTCCAGTGTCTCCGCTGTGGGACGATCCTCAAGGAGGAGCAGGACGGACAGAACTTCCGCGAGCCCCTAGAGTGCTACGAGGAGCAGGGTGGGTGCAAGCGGTCCGCGAGCGCGACGAAGTTCAAACTGCTCACAGAGACCTCGGTGTACCTGGACACCCAGAAGCTGGAGGTCCAGGAGGCGCCCGAGGGACTACGGGGCGGCGAGGAACCGCAGCGACTCACGACCTACGTCGAGGACGACCTGACCGGACTGATCACGCCGGGCAACCGGGTGGTCATGAACGGAGTGCTCCGGAGCGTCCAGAAGGGCCGTCCCGGGGCGAAGTCCACCCTGTTCGACATCTTCATCGATGTGAACTCAATCGAACGGGAGCAGGTCGAGTTCGAGGAGATCGAGGTCACCGAAGAAGACGCTCGCCTCATCCGGGAGGCGGGCTCCACGCCGGACATCTACCGCCTGATCACGGCCTCGATCGCGCCCTCGCTCTACGGGATGTATGTGGAGAAGGAGGCGCTAGCCCTCCAGTTGTTCAGCGGCGTCCCGAAGGTCCTGCCGGACGGGCGCCGCATCCGCGGGGACATCCACTTGCTCCTGGTCGGCGACCCGGGCACGGGCAAGAGCGAACTGCTGTCGTACATGAGTCGGCTCTCGCCGCGCGGGATCTATGCAACCGGCAAGGCCGCGACCGCCGCGGGCCTCTGTGTTTCCGCGGAAAGCCTCGTTGTCACGGACCGTGGTGTCAGGCCTATCGCGGACGTTTCACAACCCTACTTCGGGAGGTCCGAGCGCGTACGCTCGATGGAGACCGCGGCCGCGAAGGGAGCGGTGGTCACCGTGGACGAGCGGCACCGGTCTGCGATGCGACCACTCGAGACGGTGTGGCGGCTCAAGCCACCGGCCGCGATGCTTGAAATCTCCACGGCCTCCGGGCTGTCTCTCTCCGTTACCCCGGCGACGAAGGTCCTCGTCGACCACGCGATGGGACAATCGTGGATTCGGGCGATGTTCATCCGGCCCGGGATGCACTTGGCCACTGCAAGCCGGCTCGACTTCCCCGAACAACCCGCGCCCTTGGTCCTCGAATTCCTCCGAGACGTCATGACTCGCGTCGTCGTCGACATCTCTCCCGCCCTGGTCGAGGAGGTCATCGAAGGTCTCAAGCGGAGATACGGGACGCTAAGGGAGGCGGCGGCGCGGCTCCTCCTGGCGGAAACGGCCCTGTACGACTCTTGGAGGAATGAGAAGCAGGCGATCCCACTATCCCCGTTCCTGGTGGCCGCGCGTGCCGCAGGCGTGCCCGACCTGCGGGTCGCCGAATCAATCCGGTCCTTCTCTCAGGCCGGAGGCCACGTCATCTCCTTGCCGGTCTCGTTGAATCCCGAGCTGGCCTACTTTACGGGACTCATCGCCGGGGACGGGAGTGTCGAGAGGGGAGCCCTGGGCGGATTTTCCATCCGATTTAGCAATTCGGACGAGGGGCTAATCCAGGTCTACCGCGAACTCACGCGGAGCCTCTTCCAGGTGCCGCTCAACTTCACGCCCCAGAGTTCTGAGAGGGCCGCGACGTCCCGGTTCCACAGCGCGCTAGTCGCAGCGGTCCTGGCCCACCTCGGAGTGCCGACCTCGCCCAAGTCCCACATCATGGAACTCCCGGCGGTCCTCCTCAACGGTCCGCGGACGAACTTGGCGCTCTACCTCCGCGGTCTCTACGACACGGACGGCACGATCCTCGTTCGGGAGTCTGGGGGGACATGCCTCTCCCTGAGCACGACGAGCCCGGAGCTGGCTAAGGGTGTGCAGATGGCACTCCTGCGGTTCGGAATCCATGCACGCCGGCGCGTGCGGCGCGTGGCCGGGCGGAAGTCCGTCCGGATCGACGGGAAGACGATCATCAGCCGGCGCGAGCAGCATGTCCTCGATGTCTGGGATTCCGATTCGCTCGTGCGCTTCCGAGAAGAGATCGGATTCGGTCACTCTCGAAAACGGGAGACCCTGGCGAAGGTGACGGCACGCGGTCCCCATTCGAACGTCAACCTCATCCATGGCGCGGGTCCCCATCTCCGGGAGGTGCGGAGAGTCTTGGGCCTGAGCCCGAAAGAGGCCTATGGAGACCACGAGGGCGGAGCCCGGGCGGTGGAGCGCGGGGCGGAAGCGACCACCCGGGAGTTCCTTCTCTCGAGGTTAGAGAACCTTTCCTCCGTGTACGCCTCGGGGGGCTTCAGCGGCCCGAGGGTGCGCATCGCCAGCGACCTGCGGCAGGCGATCCCTCAGGCGATCGCCCGGGCGGGGCACACGGGCGTCAGCTTCGCCCGTTCCCTCGGAGTACCCCCGGGCCGCGTTCACGATGCGTTCTACCGGAAGAGTAGACGAGCCCCTGCGATTCCAGTGCGCGTCCTCGAGCGGGTCGCTCAGCAACTCGCTGCATCCGACGAGACGGCTGCGGCAAGGATCGAAGCGGCTATCCGCCCTTACACCGCTCGAATCGCCAAGGTACCCTCCCGTCTCGAATCCCTCCGAATCCTCGCCTCGGCGGACGTTCGCTGGGAGCCCGTGCGGACCGTCCGCGTTCTACCCTCCGCGACGGAGCCCACGGTGTACGATCTGACGGTGAAGGATGCCCATGCGTTCGTCGCAAACGGGATCCTGGTCCATAACACCGCGGCGGCGGTGCGGGATGAGTTTGGCGAGGGACGCTGGACTCTGGAGGCGGGGGCACTCGTCCTCGCCGACCTGGGGCTCGCCTGCCTCCATCCCGATTCCGAGGTCCTCATTGATGGAAGTCCTGTCCGCATCGACCATCTTTTCGATGCCTCCCGTGCGATTGACGCCACTGCCGGTGGCCATCCCGTCGAACTGTCTCCCCTCGCCCGACCCACGCTATCGTTCGACCCGACGGAGGCGCGAATCATGTCGAGCGAGGCAGCGTTCGTCGTGAGGCGGCGATACCGAGGCCCGATCTACCGCATCACGCTGTCCTCGGGCTTCGAGGTACGGTTGACCCCTGACCACCTCGTCCTCGATGGCGAGTCCTACACGTGGAAACCGCTCCAGGCACTCAAACCCCGTGCACGATTCGTGGCATGCCAGAGGATTCCCGGATCGCAGACACCGTTGGCCTTGCTCGACCTCGTGCCCGAGGATTGGATCGTACAGCCCACGGACACGGAGAAGCGCGAGCTGCGCAATCTCCTCCTTCGCCGATTCGCGACGCTCGCTGCGGCGAACCGGGCCTATGGACTTGCACGCGATGCATTGAACGGCAGAAGCGCTTTGAGAACGGAGACTTTCCGCAGACTTCTCCGAGACCTGGGGTTGTACGACACTTGGAAGACCCGTCCCTTCGCGTATGGCCGTCGGAAGTCCACGGAGCGGTTGAGAATCGCGACCCTGACGCCCGAACTCGGATACCTGCTCGGCTTCCTGTGCGGAGACGGACACGTCAAGATTGACGACCGACATTCAAGCGTCAGCATCTTCCAGTCAGCGGCTCACCTACCGCAAATCCAGCGCGTGCTCCAGATGACGAAGGCTGTCACCCCGAAAGGTTGGGGGATGCACTCGCGAATCATGCGCTCGCAAATCCGAGGCCGGTCGACAGAGAGCCGAACCTATCACATGCAGCGCGGTTCGAATCTCCTCGCCTTCCTGTACCGCTGGCTTACGGACAATGACCTGGCGAACCTTCTTCGTCTCGATGATAACGCCCTTCGGGGGTTCCTCGCAGGCCTCTTGGACGCGGATGGTTGTGTGTCGATCAAGAGCTCTACGTCGGGGGGCAATACCTACGAGAGCGTGGAACTCCAGTTCATGTTCTCGCCCCGACGGCAGGCGAATCTGCGCCTCCTGTATGCCCTCCGGCGATTCGACGTATTTTCTCGGGTCCGGCAAGGACACAACGTCCTCATCGTTCAGGTCAGCTCGCGGGCGGATGCACGTCGGCTCCTCGAGGCCATGGCCCCATTCTCGGTGAAGATCAAGCAGATTCCCAAGGCAGAAGCCCTTCAACCCGCCGATCATGAGGAGGCGCCAAGTGGGCCTGTGGCCGAGATCCTCGCGAGGGTCCGACCGGGGCTATGGCGCCACCTGGACAAGAGGTATTGGAGCCAACTCTACGATCTCTCCCACAACCGGCGTCGACCGTTCAAGCCAACCCTCGCGAAGCTCACGGAGGCCGTGAAACCCTGGCTGGGCCCGGAGAGCCACATTCGCCTTCGGTCCCTGACGGGCTGCGACTACGCACTAGACCGCATCAGGGAAGTCCGCGTCGAGGACTACGACGGATTCGTCTACGACCTCCGAGTCCCCGGCCCGAGTAACTTCGTTTGCGACGGAGTGGTCGTCCACAACTGCATCGATGAAATCGAGAAGATGAACCCTCAGGATCGCTCCGCCATCCATGAAGCGATGGAACAACAGAGGATCAGCGTGGCGAAGGCGGGCATTACCGCCGTACTGCAGTCCCGCTGCGCCGTCCTTGCGGCAGCCAACCCGAAGTTCGGACGCTTTGACGAGCACAAGTACATCTCGGAGCAAATCGACTTGCCGCCGGCGCTGCTGAGCCGGTTCGACATCATCTTCTCCATGATCGACCGACCGCAAGCCGAGAAGGACCGCGAACTCGCGGAACACGTCCTCAAGGGACACCAAGTGGGCGAGATGCTGCGGCGCCGCGAATCGGGACTCGCGACCCCGGAGACCCATGTCCTCGAGGAACCCTACACCCCGCACTTCAACCCGGACTTCCTCCGGAAATACGTGGCCTACGCGAAGCGCATCTACCCGATCATGACGGACGAGGCCATGGGGGCAATCGAAAAGAAGTACCTCGACATCCGCAAGACCGGCGAGGCCGCCGGTTCCTCGGTCCCCATCACGCCGCGACAACTCGAGGCCATCATCCGCCTCTCCGAAGCGAGCGCCCGCCTGCGGTTGAGCAGCGAGGTCACGATCGACGACGCGGACCGCGCGGTGCGCATCGTGGAGTACTGGATGGGCAAGGTCGCGGGCGAGGAAGGGAAGTTCGACATCGACATCATCCAGACGGGAATCAGCCAGAGCCAACGGGAGCAGATCATCTCCCTGCGGGACATCATCAACGAGCTCGCCGGCCCCGAAGGCGTCGCGGACTACGAGGACATCGTCCGCATCGCGCAGGAACGCGGCATCCCGCCCGCGAAGGTGGACTCATGGCTCAAACGGTGGTCCCAGGAAGGGGACATCTACAGCCCCGCGAAGAACAAGTACAAGCTCGTGGAGCGGCTCTGACAAAGGCCTATTACCCCCGCGGCCCATCGTACGCGTGGAACCCATGCCCATCCGGATGAG includes the following:
- a CDS encoding LAGLIDADG family homing endonuclease produces the protein FFEEAGYLSRIIQVADRYPEERSLEVSFAELNRFDTDMAIFLMRHPLNVLTAGEEAMRRLVPPGEELVQVHLRVKALPRDSRIQIRDLRAKHLGQFISVEGLVRKSTEVRPRVVGALFQCLRCGTILKEEQDGQNFREPLECYEEQGGCKRSASATKFKLLTETSVYLDTQKLEVQEAPEGLRGGEEPQRLTTYVEDDLTGLITPGNRVVMNGVLRSVQKGRPGAKSTLFDIFIDVNSIEREQVEFEEIEVTEEDARLIREAGSTPDIYRLITASIAPSLYGMYVEKEALALQLFSGVPKVLPDGRRIRGDIHLLLVGDPGTGKSELLSYMSRLSPRGIYATGKAATAAGLCVSAESLVVTDRGVRPIADVSQPYFGRSERVRSMETAAAKGAVVTVDERHRSAMRPLETVWRLKPPAAMLEISTASGLSLSVTPATKVLVDHAMGQSWIRAMFIRPGMHLATASRLDFPEQPAPLVLEFLRDVMTRVVVDISPALVEEVIEGLKRRYGTLREAAARLLLAETALYDSWRNEKQAIPLSPFLVAARAAGVPDLRVAESIRSFSQAGGHVISLPVSLNPELAYFTGLIAGDGSVERGALGGFSIRFSNSDEGLIQVYRELTRSLFQVPLNFTPQSSERAATSRFHSALVAAVLAHLGVPTSPKSHIMELPAVLLNGPRTNLALYLRGLYDTDGTILVRESGGTCLSLSTTSPELAKGVQMALLRFGIHARRRVRRVAGRKSVRIDGKTIISRREQHVLDVWDSDSLVRFREEIGFGHSRKRETLAKVTARGPHSNVNLIHGAGPHLREVRRVLGLSPKEAYGDHEGGARAVERGAEATTREFLLSRLENLSSVYASGGFSGPRVRIASDLRQAIPQAIARAGHTGVSFARSLGVPPGRVHDAFYRKSRRAPAIPVRVLERVAQQLAASDETAAARIEAAIRPYTARIAKVPSRLESLRILASADVRWEPVRTVRVLPSATEPTVYDLTVKDAHAFVANGILVHNTAAAVRDEFGEGRWTLEAGALVLADLGLACLHPDSEVLIDGSPVRIDHLFDASRAIDATAGGHPVELSPLARPTLSFDPTEARIMSSEAAFVVRRRYRGPIYRITLSSGFEVRLTPDHLVLDGESYTWKPLQALKPRARFVACQRIPGSQTPLALLDLVPEDWIVQPTDTEKRELRNLLLRRFATLAAANRAYGLARDALNGRSALRTETFRRLLRDLGLYDTWKTRPFAYGRRKSTERLRIATLTPELGYLLGFLCGDGHVKIDDRHSSVSIFQSAAHLPQIQRVLQMTKAVTPKGWGMHSRIMRSQIRGRSTESRTYHMQRGSNLLAFLYRWLTDNDLANLLRLDDNALRGFLAGLLDADGCVSIKSSTSGGNTYESVELQFMFSPRRQANLRLLYALRRFDVFSRVRQGHNVLIVQVSSRADARRLLEAMAPFSVKIKQIPKAEALQPADHEEAPSGPVAEILARVRPGLWRHLDKRYWSQLYDLSHNRRRPFKPTLAKLTEAVKPWLGPESHIRLRSLTGCDYALDRIREVRVEDYDGFVYDLRVPGPSNFVCDGVVVHNCIDEIEKMNPQDRSAIHEAMEQQRISVAKAGITAVLQSRCAVLAAANPKFGRFDEHKYISEQIDLPPALLSRFDIIFSMIDRPQAEKDRELAEHVLKGHQVGEMLRRRESGLATPETHVLEEPYTPHFNPDFLRKYVAYAKRIYPIMTDEAMGAIEKKYLDIRKTGEAAGSSVPITPRQLEAIIRLSEASARLRLSSEVTIDDADRAVRIVEYWMGKVAGEEGKFDIDIIQTGISQSQREQIISLRDIINELAGPEGVADYEDIVRIAQERGIPPAKVDSWLKRWSQEGDIYSPAKNKYKLVERL